The following coding sequences lie in one Miscanthus floridulus cultivar M001 chromosome 9, ASM1932011v1, whole genome shotgun sequence genomic window:
- the LOC136484266 gene encoding disease resistance protein RGA5-like yields MSVLTGALGSLAPKLLKLLYGEYKLQKDVRKQVQWLHSELESIHTLLRRVANEPWDRLDEQVKVWAREVREASYDLEDVLDTFLVRVDGGEPADPSRLRRAMKNMGKVFTKAKARHDIAGAIDDIKKHLHEVAERRQKYKLDEMIMSKSITSASTIDPRLTAMYKEVSQLIGVDKSGDELISMLNLSQPDDDAPDKKTMKKVSIVGVGGLGKTTLAKAVYDKLKSQYDCGAFVSVGRDHDLVKVFKDILFDLDKIRYDNIHNTGRGVDLLIREVREFLENKRYFIVIDDVWEVRTWDTIKLALVEKNRGSKVITTTRKFNVAEEAGEVYKLKPLSFDDSTKLFYTRIFGADKKYLDNQPNDVSDKILKKCAGIPLAIITMTSLLAGKPECEWSMVYNSIGFHTTDNREAEDTMTILSFSYYDLPPHLRTCLLYLSTYPEDYLIRKDSLIRKWIAEGFIDGKQGTRLFELGERYFNDLINRSLIQPVENEWNGRVESCRVHDMVLDLMRKLSSDENFIAILGDNVEGTPAPSCVRRLANQNRIAEHINSETMVTGMPKVRSYTAFECFIDSRDQFLRFKLLRVLDIVYCRFEKGCHLEHLGDLLHLRYLRIRFHGSSLELPIQLGNLKLLQTLDVGGTLPASIVHLTELVRLCAEEKVPDGIGKLVSLEELSIEYVAKRFFKELASLRELRVLEFYLSDGADESMQRDFVESLSNMQKLQRLDVVDSSWDADTTMWEAAGFVLPRPLHYLSLPVIQFSKLPLCINPTRLPNLAHLDLSVTTMDEQDLELLARLPALCYLRLLTYSTATVSNINAGDGCFFQKLRYFETSATVQFEQPNEEDTSVSLHMWNGEDAMPFASRKGYDSRKAVPSGVMPNLEVLDFVVCLRALKGNYSDYCGNIGLEYLPSLRELRWKIISRGMPATETDAAFGALRDACNVHPNHPTFRMQHIY; encoded by the exons ATGAGTGTGCTGACGGGGGCGCTGGGAAGCCTCGCCCCCAAACTGCTGAAGCTGCTCTATGGTGAGTACAAGCTCCAGAAGGACGTTCGGAAGCAGGTGCAGTGGCTCCACAGCGAGCTGGAGAGCATCCACACCTTACTCCGCAGGGTCGCTAATGAGCCATGGGACCGGCTCGACGAGCAGGTGAAGGTGTGGGCGCGCGAGGTCAGGGAGGCATCTTACGACCTGGAGGATGTCCTCGACACCTTCCTCGTGCGCGTCGATGGCGGAGAGCCTGCCGACCCGAGCAGGCTCAGACGcgccatgaagaacatgggcaAGGTGTTCACCAAGGCCAAGGCTCGCCATGATATTGCGGGTGCCATCGACGATATCAAGAAGCATCTCCACGAGGTAGCTGAAAGGCGTCAGAAGTACAAACTCGATGAGATGATTATGTCCAAGTCAATTACATCAGCGTCCACTATTGATCCTCGCCTTACTGCTATGTACAAAGAGGTTTCCCAACTGATTGGCGTTGACAAGTCAGGGGACGAGCTCATCTCTATGCTGAATCTATCCCAACCGGATGATGATGCGCCTGACAAGAAAACTATGAAGAAGGTTTCTATTGTTGGTGTTGGGGGATTGGGCAAAACCACTCTTGCCAAAGCGGTGTATGACAAGCTTAAGTCGCAATACGATTGTGGGGCTTTTGTTTCAGTTGGTAGGGATCATGATTTGGTAAAAGTTTTCAAGGACATTCTCTTTGATCTTGACAAAATTAGGTATGACAACATTCATAACACTGGAAGAGGTGTTGATCTCCTCATTCGTGAAGTTCGAGAATTCCTAGAGAACAAGAG GTATTTTATTGTTATTGACGATGTATGGGAGGTACGCACCTGGGACACAATCAAACTAGCACTTGTTGAGAAGAATCGTGGAAGTAAAGTAATCACAACTACTCGTAAGTTTAATGTTGCTGAAGAAGCTGGTGAGGTTTACAAGCTAAAGCCACTTTCCTTTGATGACTCCACGAAGTTGTTCTATACAAGGATATTTGGTGCAGACAAAAAGTACCTTGATAACCAACCAAATGATGTTTCCGATAAAATTCTAAAGAAATGTGCTGGTATACCATTAGCAATCATCACAATGACTAGTTTGTTGGCTGGTAAACCAGAGTGCGAATGGTCAATGGTCTACAACTCTATTGGTTTTCATACTACAGATAACAGGGAAGCTGAAGATACTATGACAATACTTTCATTTAGCTACTATGATCTGCCTCCACATTTGAGGACATGCTTactatatctaagtacatatccAGAAGATTATTTGATCCGAAAGGATTCTTTGATACGGAAGTGGATTGCTGAAGGATTTATTGATGGGAAACAGGGAACAAGATTATTTGAGCTTGGAGAAagatacttcaatgatctcattaaTAGAAGCTTGATCCAGCCAGTGGAGAATGAGTGGAATGGCAGAGTAGAAAGCTGTCGTGTTCATGATATGGTTCTTGATCTGATGCGTAAGCTTTCATCTGATGAAAACTTTATTGCTATATTAGGTGATAATGTTGAAGGAACACCTGCACCAAGCTGTGTCCGTCGGTTAGCCAACCAAAACAGAATAGCCGAGCACATTAATTCTGAAACAATGGTTACTGGGATGCCAAAAGTGAGGTCATATACCGCATTCGAGTGTTTTATTGATAGCCGGGACCAGTTTTTGAGATTTAAACTTTTGCGCGTGCTAGACATAGTATACTGCAGGTTTGAGAAAGGTTGCCACCTTGAGCATCTTGGTGATTTACTTCACTTGAGGTACCTTAGGATAAGATTCCACGGTAGTTCCCTTGAGCTCCCCATACAACTAGGGAATCTAAAGTTACTGCAAACACTCGATGTGGGCGGAACGTTGCCAGCAAGCATTGTGCACCTAACAGAGCTGGTCCGGCTATGTGCTGAAGAAAAGGTACCGGATGGGATTGGGAAGCTGGTTTCCCTGGAGGAGCTAAGTATAGAATATGTCGCTAAGAGATTTTTCAAGGAGCTTGCCAGCCTGCGAGAACTAAGGGTGCTTGAATTTTACCTTTCTGATGGGGCGGACGAGAGCATGCAGAGAGATTTTGTGGAGTCTCTAAGCAATATGCAAAAGCTCCAGCGTCTAGATGTGGTCGATTCATCTTGGGATGCGGATACAACCATGTGGGAAGCAGCAGGCTTTGTGCTCCCACGACCTCTCCATTATTTGAGTTTGCCTGTTATTCAATTTTCTAAATTGCCTTTATGCATTAATCCCACACGTCTTCCCAACCTGGCCCACTTGGACTTGTCGGTGACTACTATGGATGAGCAGGATCTGGAACTCCTTGCTAGGTTGCCGGCGCTCTGTTATCTCAGACTCTTAACATACTCCACGGCAACAGTAAGCAATATTAACGCTGGTGATGGCTGCTTCTTCCAGAAGTTGAGGTACTTTGAGACCAGTGCAACTGTCCAGTTTGAGCAGCCCAATGAGGAGGACACTAGCGTTTCATTGCATATGTGGAATGGAGAGGATGCTATGCCCTTTGCCTCTAGAAAAGGCTATGACTCCAGAAAAGCTGTACCCTCTGGCGTGATGCCAAATCTTGAAGTGCTTGATTTTGTTGTCTGTTTGCGGGCCCTAAAAGGTAACTACAGTGACTACTGTGGAAATATTGGCTTGGAGTACCTGCCTTCCCTTCGGGAACTCAGATGGAAGATCATCTCTCGTGGCATGCCTGCTACGGAGACCGATGCTGCGTTCGGTGCACTGAGAGATGCATGCAACGTCCATCCCAACCATCCCACGTTTCGTATGCAGCATATATATTAA